A stretch of Coleofasciculaceae cyanobacterium DNA encodes these proteins:
- a CDS encoding DUF2288 domain-containing protein: MSGLKEKLEKDVANISWQDLQPHAKRDAIIVVKDELDLSEVAVAIAQDNTPSVQRWISEQFISKPTSAELTHWNQTPQKEFTALIVQPFVIVKEAN; encoded by the coding sequence ATGTCAGGTTTAAAAGAGAAATTAGAAAAAGATGTTGCCAATATTTCTTGGCAAGACTTGCAGCCTCACGCCAAAAGAGATGCCATTATCGTAGTTAAAGATGAGTTAGATCTTTCTGAAGTAGCAGTAGCGATCGCGCAAGACAATACACCTTCAGTTCAACGATGGATTAGCGAACAATTTATTTCTAAGCCAACTTCAGCAGAACTTACCCATTGGAATCAGACACCACAGAAAGAATTCACGGCTTTGATTGTCCAGCCCTTTGTGATTGTTAAAGAAGC